A DNA window from Xyrauchen texanus isolate HMW12.3.18 chromosome 6, RBS_HiC_50CHRs, whole genome shotgun sequence contains the following coding sequences:
- the LOC127644920 gene encoding gastrula zinc finger protein XlCGF8.2DB-like: MQCVKEEFKEECEDISITESCRIKHEDTEEQRDLIQVKEERQEQNEVEEKRHDHKFDNMTGEEDFSGSKTENHFSRDKNSFTCSHCGKSFTQKGYLKTHLRLHSGEKPFTCLQCGKIFAHKVNLKRHMRIHSGEKPFTCHHCGKSFSVTSSLQSHLRLHSGEKPFTCLQCGKSFTQRGHLYVHMKIHTGEKPFTCPQCERSFAHKGDLNRHMRIHSGEKPFTCLQCGKSFTQAGNLKHHLHFHSGFKPFNCDQCGRKFLLVSHLKVHLRTHTNEKPHVCSFCGKSFITSGELKTHERVHTGEKPFKCTICEKSFSTSGNLQTHLKKHSPKVSK; encoded by the exons ATGCAGTGTGTTAAAGAAGAGTTTAAAGAGGAGTGTGAAGACATCAGTATTACAGAATCATGCAGAATTAAACATGAAGATACTGaagaacaaagag ATTTGATACAAGTTAAAGAGGAAAGACAAGAGcagaatgaagtggaggagaaacgtCATGATCATAAATTTGATAATATGACTGGTGAAGAAGATTTTAGTGGTTCAAAGACTGAAAATCATTTCTCAAGAGACAAAAATTCCTTCACCTGctctcactgtggaaagagttttacacaaAAAGGATACCTTAAAACTCACTTAAGActtcactctggagagaagcctttcacctgccttcagtgtggaaagatttTTGCACATAAAGTAAACCTTAagcgtcacatgagaattcattctggagaaaagcctttcacatgtcatcactgtggaaagagtttctcagTGACATCAAGCCTTCAAAGTCACCTTCGACTTCActctggagaaaagcctttcacatgccttcaatgtggaaagagttttacacagAGAGGACATCTTTATGTTCACATGAAAATCCACACGGGAGAGAAACCTTTTACATGCCCTCAATGTGAAAGGAGTTTTGCACATAAAGGAGATCTAAATCGTCACATGAGAATCCACAgtggagaaaagcctttcacatgccttcagtgtggaaagagtttcactcaagCAGGGAAtctcaaacatcatctgcattttCATTCTGGATTTAAGccatttaactgtgatcagtgtGGCAGGAAATTTCTGCTGGTATCGCATCTAAAGGTACACCTGAGAACTCATACAAATGAGAAGCCTCACGTGTGctctttttgtggaaagagttttattaCATCAGGAgagctgaaaacacatgagagggtgcatactggagagaagccattcaAATGTACTATATGTGAGAAGAGTTTCAGCACATCAGGTAATCTACAGActcatttaaaaaagcattctCCAAAAGTGTCAAAGTAA